GCAGTTAATATATAATATTTTTGACAATTACGGCGCGGCATACGTGTATTATGCGAAATATTCTACCAGAAATAGTTTTCTCAACGTCTGACAGCACTCTGTCACAGCGTATTAGTCGGTGGGTAAAATCTGGTCGCCTCCGCAAGATTGCGCCAAAACTCTACACATCGAACTTCACGGACAGCGACTATCAGATTGTGAAGCGGAATCTTTATCCGATTCTTGGGCATCTGTTCTCGGGTGCGCTCCTGAGTCATCGTTCAGCACTCGAAGGGCGCCCTACGGATTCTGGGGATGTATTTCTGACCTATACGTACACCCGGCATGTCGCACTACCTGGTATCCGTGTTCACTTAATGAAAGGGCCTGGACCGGGGAGTACCGATTTACCCTTTATGAATGGTTTGTTCATTTCCTCACGGCCGCGGTCGTTTTTGGAAAATCTCCAGATCGCACGTGGGAGGTCTGGTCTTGCTAAAATCCTGTCCAAAGTGGAACTCGAAGAGAGATTGGATCGCATTTGTCTGGCGCAAGGGACAGCCGCCTTGAATACGCTGCGTGATTCGGCGCGTGAACTGGCAGGGCCGTTGCACATGGAAGAACCTTTCCGGAAACTGAATGCCCTGATTGCGGCGATCCTGCGAACACGGCCGGCCAACGTGCTCTCTTCGCCTGCGGCACGGGCAAGATCCATGGGGATGCCGTACGATTCTTTTCGGTTGGATCTCTTCAATACGTTGTTCACAGCGCTCTCCCAGGCAGAACTGCCAGTCCGCAATGAAGTCCGCACGACCGAAAGAGAACGCCAGCTTCTGGCCTTTTTCGAGGCCTATTTCTCGAACTACATTGAAGGAACCGAATTCAAGGTTTCCGAAGCCTATGACATTGTCTTTCACAATAAGGTGCCTCGAAACCGTCCCGCAGATGCACATGATGTCATGGGCACATTTCGTGTGGCCGCCAGTATTGGGCAGAGTCGGTCCGTTTCCGAAACGTTTGACGATTTTTGCCGGATTTTGAAATCTCGGCATCACGATATCATGGAAGGCCGTCCTGACAGGGCACCGGGCGAGTTCAAGGAGGATGGAAATCGTGCCGGAGAGACTGTGTTCGTGGATCCCGGTCTAGTCCAGGGCACGCTGTTAAAGGGGTTTGAAATGGCCTCCGCGATCACGCCGGGCTTGCCGCGTGCCATCTTCATGATGTTTCTCATCGCGGAGGTTCACCCATTTGTTGACGGAAATGGACGTGTTGCCCGGTTGATGATGAACGCGGAACTGGTGCATAGGGGGCTCAGCCGAATCGTGATGCCAACCGTTTACCGCGACGATTACCTGCTGGCACTTCGTGCCCTCTCCCGCTCCAGCAACCCCGTACCCCTGGTTAGAGCTATGGATTACGTTCAGGATTTCTCGT
The window above is part of the bacterium genome. Proteins encoded here:
- a CDS encoding Fic family protein gives rise to the protein MRNILPEIVFSTSDSTLSQRISRWVKSGRLRKIAPKLYTSNFTDSDYQIVKRNLYPILGHLFSGALLSHRSALEGRPTDSGDVFLTYTYTRHVALPGIRVHLMKGPGPGSTDLPFMNGLFISSRPRSFLENLQIARGRSGLAKILSKVELEERLDRICLAQGTAALNTLRDSARELAGPLHMEEPFRKLNALIAAILRTRPANVLSSPAARARSMGMPYDSFRLDLFNTLFTALSQAELPVRNEVRTTERERQLLAFFEAYFSNYIEGTEFKVSEAYDIVFHNKVPRNRPADAHDVMGTFRVAASIGQSRSVSETFDDFCRILKSRHHDIMEGRPDRAPGEFKEDGNRAGETVFVDPGLVQGTLLKGFEMASAITPGLPRAIFMMFLIAEVHPFVDGNGRVARLMMNAELVHRGLSRIVMPTVYRDDYLLALRALSRSSNPVPLVRAMDYVQDFSSRLPMSSYDEAINALTNCNAFKDPDEARLIMYSPISSAPSI